Proteins encoded by one window of Engraulis encrasicolus isolate BLACKSEA-1 chromosome 21, IST_EnEncr_1.0, whole genome shotgun sequence:
- the LOC134438100 gene encoding E3 ubiquitin-protein ligase TRIM21-like: protein MSEDIELQDMSEDRQQGEENIYANLSSSTPPKKAGPCSSPIVRYRCALVFLGVLCALLAIIIRVMWLNQIHTEDNHQQTCENFTEVTSYDNNREIATYCSILSREKSQLETNYNALSREKSQLETNYNTLSREKSQLQTNYNALSTEKSQLETNYNALSREKSQLQTNYNTLSTEKSQLETNYNALSREKSQLETNYNTLSSEKSQLETNYNALSREKSQLETNYNALSRKKSQLETNYNALSREKSQLETNYNALSREKSQLETNYNALSREKSQLETNYCALNCDKLQTMDVTLDPDTAHQHLILTADGKQVQHGDTSQNRPDNPKRFDPVIVVLGKQGFSSGKFYYEVQVSGKTKWSLGVAIESVNRKGSSTNGYWKIWLRDSQYKASAVTLSLTEKPERVGVFVDYGAGLVSFYDADRWSLIYSYKGAPFREKIYPYFSPGLNDNGQNSAPLVITPVPCVK, encoded by the exons ATGTCTGAAGATATCGAACTGCAAGACATGAGCGAAGATCGCCAGCAAGGAGAAGAAAACATTTATGCTAACTTATCCAGTAGCACTCCACCGAAGAAGGCAGGACCATGCAGCTCACCCATCG TGCGCTACAGGTGTGCTCTGGTGTTCCTGGGAGTGTTGTGTGCTCTGCTGGCCATCATCATTAGAGTGATGTGGCTCAATCAGATACACACAGAAGACAATCACCAGCAGACCTGCGAGAACTTCACTGAAGTTACAAGTTATGACAACAACCGTGAAATAGCGACTTACTGCAGCATCCTGAGCAGAGAGAAATCCCAGTTAGAGACCAACTACAACGCCCTGAGCAGAGAGAAATCCCAGTTAGAGACCAACTACAACACCTTGAGCAGAGAGAAATCCCAGTTACAGACAAATTACAACGCCTTGAGCACAGAGAAATCCCAGTTAGAGACCAACTACAACGCCCTGAGCAGAGAGAAATCCCAGTTACAGACAAATTACAACACCTTGAGCACAGAGAAATCCCAGTTAGAGACCAACTACAACGCCCTGAGCAGAGAGAAATCCCAGTTAGAGACCAACTACAACACCCTGAGCAGTGAGAAATCCCAGTTAGAGACCAACTACAACGCCCTGAGCAGAGAGAAATCCCAGTTAGAGACCAACTACAACGCCCTGAGCAGAAAGAAATCCCAGTTAGAGACCAACTACAACGCCCTGAGCAGAGAGAAATCCCAGTTAGAGACCAACTACAACGCCCTGAGCAGAGAGAAATCCCAGTTAGAGACCAACTACAACGCCCTGAGCAGAGAGAAATCCCAGTTAGAGACCAACTACTGCGCCCTGAACTGCGACAAGCTTCAAACAA TGGATGTGACTCTGGATCCTGATACAGCTCATCAACACCTCATCCTGACTGCTGATGGGAAACAAGTACAACATGGTGATACATCACAGAATCGCCCTGACAACCCCAAACGCTTTGATCCTGTTATCGTTGTTCTGGGCAAGCAGGGCTTTAGCTCTGGTAAATTTTACTATGAGGTGCAGGTCAGTGGGAAGACTAAATGGTCATTAGGAGTAGCCATAGAATCTGTTAACAGAAAAGGGAGCTCTACAAATGGGTACTGGAAAATATGGCTGAGGGATAGTCAGTACAAGGCATCAGCTGTCACCCTCTCCCTGACAGAGAAGccagagagggtgggggtgtttgtggaTTATGGGGCAGGTTTGGTCTCATTTTATGATGCAGACAGGTGGAGTCTAATCTACTCTTACAAAGGTGCCCCCTTCAGGGAGAAAATCTATCCCTACTTCAGTCCAGGCCTTAATGATAATGGCCAGAACTCTGCTCCACTGGTCATCACTCCAGTCCCCTGTGTCAAATAA